Proteins encoded together in one Ipomoea triloba cultivar NCNSP0323 chromosome 4, ASM357664v1 window:
- the LOC116016708 gene encoding phytosulfokine receptor 1, giving the protein MGLLILCVIFILLGVSVESQAQNPQKLTCNPVDLRALEGFLDLLESSVDGWERNSSSSSSSSLNCCNWVGITCQSSLSLGLNEASNSGRVVKLDLGRRRLNGKVSESIGNLEHLRTLNLSHNFFQGSLPESLFHLPHLEVLDLTSNEFSGPFPGTLNLPAIQVLNVSDNSLIGSIPVGICKNSTQISALKLGANNFSGTVPIGLGDCSSLENLCLGANILSGSLPDDLFKLPRLASLNLQQNRFSGQLNPLIGNLSNLEYLDICLNEFSEAIPDVFHRFRNLTYFSAHSNLFAGSIPLSIANSQTIRVLTLRNNSLSGTIDLNCSAMTSLESLDVATNQFRGLIPRNLPECPRLRTVNLGRNNFDGQVPETFKNFQSLSSLSLSNSSISNISAALRILQHCRNLTTLVLTLNFRDEQLPSDPNLQFGELKALVIANCRLMGSIPQWLRGSSKLQLLDLSWNRLEGTIPPWFGDFDSLFYLDLSNNSLTGDIPKELTGLQSLISNNISSENSSLDFPFFVKRNVSLGGLQYNQIWSLPPTLELGNNYLTGEIWPEFGNLKGLHIFDLKCNNLSGTIPSSLSGMKSLETLDLSHNNLVGTIPPSLVNCSFLSKFSVAFNKLSGEIPTGGQFSTFTNSSFEGNAGLCGEHSTPCDHNDNFPHGSARKARRPRGTIIGMGIGIALGTVFLLTLMFLIVLRASTRRVVDPENEVNGAEKELDELGSSLVIFFQHKDNDKEMTLDDLLKFTDNFDQSNIVGCGGFGLVYKAILNDGRKVAIKRLTGEYGQMEREFEAEVEALSRAQHPNLVLLQGYCRYKNDRLLIYSYMENGSLDYWLHEKLDGPSLLSWDKRLVIAQGAARGLAYLHQACDPHILHRDIKSSNILLDEHFEAHLADFGLARLILPHDTHVTTDVVGTLGYIPPEYCQASVATYKGDVYSFGVVLLELLTAKRPMDMCKPKGSRDLISWVIQMKKEKRQTEVFDPLVYDKQHADEMLWVLEIACLCLHESPKVRPSTQQLVSWLDNLSFTSSFNSG; this is encoded by the coding sequence ATGGGTTTGCTGATTCTTTGTGTGATTTTCATTCTTCTTGGGGTTTCTGTAGAATCTCAGGCCCAGAATCCCCAGAAACTGACATGTAATCCGGTGGATTTGAGAGCTCTGGAGGGGTTCTTGGATTTACTGGAGTCTAGTGTTGATGGGTGGGAGAgaaattcttcatcttcatcttcttcttctctcaatTGCTGCAATTGGGTTGGCATAACTTGCCAGTCTTCTTTATCTCTTGGGTTAAATGAGGCCTCAAATTCTGGCAGGGTGGTCAAACTGGACCTTGGGAGAAGAAGGCTTAATGGCAAAGTTTCAGAATCTATAGGCAATTTGGAGCACCTTAGAACCCTCAATCTCTCCCACAATTTCTTCCAAGGCTCCCTCCCAGAATCCCTATTTCATCTCCCTCACTTGGAGGTCCTTGATTTGACCAGCAATGAATTCTCCGGCCCATTTCCGGGCACTCTAAACCTCCCTGCTATTCAAGTTCTCAATGTCTCTGACAATTCTTTAATTGGCTCAATTCCTGTGGGTATTTGCAAGAATTCAACCCAGATTTCTGCCCTCAAACTGGGTGCCAATAACTTCAGTGGGACTGTTCCTATAGGCCTTGGGGATTGCTCTTCATTGGAGAATCTCTGTTTGGGTGCAAATATTCTGTCTGGCAGTTTACCTGATGATCTCTTCAAGCTGCCAAGATTAGCCAGTTTGAACCTTCAACAGAACAGATTCTCTGGGCAGCTTAATCCCCTAATTGGTAACCTCTCTAATCTTGAGTATTTggatatatgtttaaatgaGTTCTCAGAAGCTATCCCAGATGTGTTTCATAGGTTTAGAAACTTAACATATTTCTCTGCTCACTCGAATTTATTTGCTGGTAGTATACCTCTATCTATAGCGAATTCTCAGACTATACGCGTGCTCACTTTGAGAAATAATTCCTTGAGTGGTACTATTGATCTTAATTGTTCTGCAATGACTAGTCTCGAGTCACTTGATGTTGCTACGAATCAGTTCCGCGGGTTGATTCCCCGAAACCTTCCTGAGTGCCCGAGATTGAGAACTGTTAATCTTGGTAGGAACAACTTTGATGGGCAAGTCCCGGAAACTTTCAAGAACTTTCAGAGCCTCTCCTCGCTTTCGCTCTCCAATTCCAGCATTTCTAATATTTCAGCTGCCCTCCGAATTTTGCAGCACTGTCGAAACCTGACTACTTTGGTCCTGACATTGAATTTCCGTGATGAACAATTGCCTTCTGACCCTAATCTGCAGTTCGGGGAGCTGAAAGCTCTTGTAATTGCCAATTGCAGACTCATGGGATCAATTCCCCAGTGGCTGAGAGGCTCGAGCAAACTGCAGTTGTTGGATTTGTCATGGAATCGTTTAGAGGGAACAATCCCGCCTTGGTTTGGTGATTTCGACTCTCTCTTTTATCTCGACCTGTCTAACAACTCGCTCACCGGGGATATCCCAAAGGAACTTACAGGGCTGCAGAGTCTCATCTCTAATAATATTTCGTCCGAGAATTCATCACTAGACTTCCCATTCTTTGTGAAACGAAACGTGAGTCTTGGAGGGTTGCAGTATAATCAGATTTGGAGCCTCCCCCCGACTTTGGAGCTTGGTAACAATTATCTCACAGGAGAGATCTGGCCCGAGTTTGGAAACCTTAAAGGCTTACATATTTTCGATCTGAAATGCAACAATTTATCTGGAACTATTCCCAGTAGTCTGTCGGGTATGAAGAGCTTAGAAACATTGGATCTGTCTCACAACAATCTGGTTGGAACAATCCCGCCTTCATTGGTTAATTGCAGTTTCCTGTCAAAGTTCAGTGTGGCTTTCAATAAACTTTCGGGGGAAATCCCTACCGGAGGCCAGTTTTCAACGTTCACGAATTCTAGCTTCGAGGGGAATGCAGGTCTTTGTGGTGAACATAGTACACCTTGTGACCATAACGATAATTTTCCACATGGATCAGCAAGGAAAGCAAGGCGACCTCGAGGGACTATAATTGGAATGGGAATTGGGATTGCTCTAGGAACTGTTTTTCTTCTTACTCTTATGTTCTTGATTGTTCTACGTGCCAGTACTCGGAGAGTAGTTGATCCAGAAAACGAGGTTAACGGTGCCGAGAAGGAATTGGACGAATTAGGCTCGAGTCTGGTGATATTTTTCCAGCACAAAGACAATGACAAAGAGATGACACTCGATGATCTTCTCAAGTTCACCGACAACTTTGATCAATCGAACATTGTTGGATGTGGGGGGTTCGGTTTGGTCTACAAGGCCATCCTCAACGACGGCAGGAAGGTTGCCATCAAGCGGCTCACGGGCGAGTATGGTCAGATGGAACGAGAATTCGAAGCTGAAGTGGAAGCACTCTCGAGAGCCCAGCATCCGAATCTTGTCCTTCTCCAAGGGTATTGTAGGTATAAGAATGATAGGCTATTGATATATTCTTACATGGAGAATGGAAGCTTGGATTATTGGTTGCACGAAAAACTCGATGGACCGTCCTTGCTGAGCTGGGATAAGAGGCTTGTGATTGCTCAAGGGGCGGCCCGAGGGCTGGCTTACTTGCACCAAGCGTGCGATCCTCATATCCTACACCGGGATATAAAGTCCAGCAACATCCTTCTCGATGAACATTTCGAAGCTCATTTAGCTGATTTTGGCCTCGCGAGGCTAATTCTGCCCCACGACACTCATGTGACCACTGATGTTGTCGGGACTTTAGGCTATATCCCTCCCGAGTATTGCCAAGCTTCTGTAGCTACCTACAAAGGCGACGTGTATAGCTTTGGGGTCGTTCTTTTGGAGCTTCTCACCGCTAAAAGGCCAATGGACATGTGCAAACCAAAAGGAAGTCGCGACCTAATCTCGTGGGTGATCCaaatgaagaaggagaagaggcAAACCGAAGTGTTTGATCCCTTGGTGTACGATAAGCAACACGCTGACGAGATGTTATGGGTCCTCGAGATCGCTTGCCTCTGCTTGCACGAATCGCCAAAAGTAAGGCCATCGACACAGCAGCTAGTTTCATGGCTTGACAACCTAAGTTTCACTTCCAGCTTCAATTCAGGCTAG
- the LOC116016593 gene encoding pentatricopeptide repeat-containing protein At5g13770, chloroplastic produces the protein MAFPTTPDWAQPWMIPCNNTARMSSNSRVMNMSRNLPLLSLLCFNSSRVSARSSSCSAPVLEHQASCTQTSIGLDLQLQDLCPSPLPEPEDLNGLICSLLKDPQTAGIGHEYYEKAKENPGFIPQKSTLNLLVRYFMSSRNWGSISLLVQDFRAFHVFPDSSTCCRLIISSVRARKFKIVDSLLESLIGDDDKGAAVLGFDSAMKGYNSLHMYSSTVVLYRRMKSAGLVLEPGCYCGTMEAFLKMGKYEKVVSLFQEFEGRRVESKSTQFHAQIYRCLCKALEKLGRPFEALEYFREMTRKGIPEDQSFYSSLICAFATAREVKLAEELLEEAEGKGMVRDPALFLKLVLMYIEEGMLERTFGVIAVMNRAKIRVSDCISCAIVNAFSRKRGPRVAAKVYEKLVFQGCEPGQVTYASILNIYCRIGLYSKAEMIFAEMEQKGFDKCIVAYSSMVNMYGKTGRHKEAMRLVAKMKERGCEPNVWIYNTLLDIHGRASNTKQVEKIWKEMKRRKVVPDRVSYTSVINAYSKAKEFENCIKYYQEFKLNGGKTDRAMAGIMVGVFSKMNKVDELVKLLQDLKTHETKLDERLYRSALNALRDAGLEIRAKWLQESFAVAT, from the coding sequence ATGGCATTTCCCACCACTCCAGATTGGGCACAGCCATGGATGATCCCTTGCAATAACACTGCAAGGATGAGTAGTAACAGCAGAGTGATGAATATGAGCAGAAACCTCCCTTTGCTCTCTCTTCTCTGCTTCAATTCCAGCAGGGTTTCTGCAAGATCCTCCAGTTGTTCAGCCCCAGTTCTTGAACACCAAgcttcttgcactcaaacctcCATAGGATTGGATTTGCAGCTTCAGGATCTTTGCCCTTCTCCTTTGCCAGAGCCTGAGGATTTGAATGGGCTAATCTGCAGCTTGCTCAAGGATCCCCAGACTGCAGGGATCGGGCACGAGTATTACGAGAAGGCGAAGGAGAATCCGGGGTTTATCCCGCAAAAATCCACCCTGAATCTTCTTGTCAGGTACTTTATGAGCTCCAGAAACTGGGGCTCAATCTCTTTGTTGGTTCAGGATTTCAGGGCTTTCCATGTTTTCCCTGATAGTTCCACCTGCTGTAGACTGATTATTAGCTCTGTTAGGGCTAGGAAGTTCAAGATTGTAGATAGTTTGCTTGAATCTTTGATTGGAGATGATGATAAAGGGGCTGCTGTTTTAGGGTTTGATTCTGCAATGAAAGGGTATAACAGTTTACATATGTATAGCAGCACTGTTGTTTTATACAGAAGGATGAAATCTGCAGGTCTTGTTTTAGAGCCTGGTTGCTATTGTGGCACCATGGAGGCTTTCTTGAAAATGGGAAAGTATGAGAAAGTGGTGTCTCTGTTTCAAGAATTTGAAGGGAGGAGAGTGGAATCCAAATCCACACAATTTCATGCCCAAATCTACAGGTGTTTATGCAAGGCTCTGGAGAAACTGGGGCGGCCTTTCGAGGCGTTGGAGTATTTCAGGGAGATGACGAGGAAGGGAATTCCCGAGGATCAGAGCTTCTATTCTTCGCTGATATGCGCCTTTGCGACTGCCCGGGAAGTGAAACTGGCCGAAGAGCTTCTGGAGGAGGCAGAAGGGAAGGGAATGGTGAGGGATCCAGCTCTGTTCTTGAAGCTGGTGCTCATGTACATTGAAGAGGGAATGCTGGAGAGGACTTTCGGTGTGATTGCTGTGATGAACCGGGCGAAAATCCGCGTTTCTGATTGCATTTCCTGCGCGATTGTGAACGCTTTCTCGAGAAAACGAGGGCCTAGAGTTGCAGCaaaagtttatgaaaaattagtatTCCAGGGGTGTGAGCCAGGCCAAGTAACCTATGCTTCAATCTTGAACATTTACTGCAGAATTGGGCTCTATTCCAAGGCTGAAATGATCTTTGCAGAAATGGAACAAAAGGGGTTTGATAAGTGCATTGTGGCCTATTCCAGCATGGTGAATATGTATGGGAAAACAGGCAGGCACAAAGAGGCAATGAGGCTTGTAGCCAAGATGAAGGAGAGGGGTTGCGAGCCGAACGTGTGGATTTACAACACTCTCTTGGACATCCACGGGAGGGCCTCGAACACGAAGCAAGTGGAGAAGATATGGAAAGAGATGAAACGACGAAAAGTCGTGCCAGACCGAGTTAGCTACACCAGCGTTATAAACGCTTACAGCAAGGCCAAGGAGTTCGAGAACTGCATCAAATACTACCAAGAATTCAAGCTAAACGGGGGCAAGACGGACAGGGCAATGGCGGGCATAATGGTCGGGGTTTTCTCCAAGATGAACAAAGTCGACGAATTGGTTAAACTCCTGCAGGATTTGAAGACGCACGAGACCAAGCTAGACGAGAGGCTTTACCGGTCTGCTCTGAACGCTCTGAGAGACGCGGGGCTGGAAATTCGAGCAAAATGGCTGCAGGAAAGCTTTGCTGTTGCAACATAA
- the LOC116015081 gene encoding protein SLOW GREEN 1, chloroplastic: MELSLGASSSTFHFPKTVQKPHSISRLSAPCSNNKRFTIRASASSNQNPLIATLKSAGIAAVFAAVTFGKLSSMPLARAEAQAPAVVEEEQQEVVEELEEKEDSPLNQFLESSPEAVESLKALLQEKVEAGEDEESLKLLNKLAAAQPENTEWKFMIARLYHKMGKVQESRAVFEEVLSGNPLSFEALFENALLMDRSGEGEKVLERLEEALKMAEEETRAKEARDVKLIMAQMKFLQKNVEGALRSYDELLSEDPSDFRPYFCKGVIYSLLDRNEEAREQFAKYRELSPKKFEVEGYLRSPLSRMKLFGMDEEGK, translated from the coding sequence ATGGAGTTGTCTTTAGGCGCTTCTTCATCCACATTCCATTTCCCTAAAACCGTCCAGAAACCTCACTCCATATCCCGCCTTTCCGCGCCTTGCAGCAATAACAAGAGGTTCACCATCAGAGCTTCCGCGAGTTCTAATCAGAATCCGTTGATTGCGACTCTCAAATCCGCAGGAATCGCGGCGGTTTTCGCCGCCGTCACGTTCGGGAAGTTGTCGTCAATGCCGCTCGCGAGAGCCGAGGCGCAGGCCCCGGCTGTCGTGGAAGAGGAGCAGCAAGAGGTTGTTGAGGAATTGGAGGAGAAAGAGGATTCGCCGCTGAATCAGTTCCTGGAATCGAGTCCCGAGGCCGTTGAATCCCTAAAAGCGCTCCTCCAGGAGAAGGTGGAGGCCGGGGAGGACGAGGAGAGCCTCAAATTGCTCAACAAATTGGCCGCCGCCCAGCCGGAGAACACGGAGTGGAAGTTCATGATTGCCAGGCTGTACCACAAGATGGGGAAGGTCCAGGAATCTAGAGCCGTTTTCGAGGAGGTTTTGTCCGGCAATCCGCTCTCATTCGAGGCTTTGTTTGAGAATGCATTGCTAATGGACAGGAGTGGAGAGGGGGAGAAGGTGCTTGAGAGGTTAGAGGAAGCACTGAAGATGGCTGAGGAGGAGACTAGGGCCAAGGAAGCTAGGGATGTTAAGTTGATTATGGCACAGATGAAGTTCTTGCAGAAGAATGTGGAGGGGGCATTGAGGAGCTATGATGAACTTTTGAGTGAGGACCCTAGTGATTTTAGGCCATACTTCTGTAAAGGGGTGATTTACAGTTTGCTCGATAGGAATGAAGAGGCTAGAGAGCAATTCGCCAAGTATCGGGAGCTTTCTCCCAAGAAATTTGAGGTGGAAGGCTACTTGAGGTCTCCATTGTCGCGGATGAAGCTTTTTGGGATGGATGAGGAGGGGAAATGA
- the LOC116016498 gene encoding zinc finger CCCH domain-containing protein 17 yields the protein MDSSHRPNPQAPPPPAGAAAAAAAAPPPMTSAEEEAIKKNTDCVYFLASPLTCKKGSECEYRHSDNARLNPRDCWYWLNGNCLNPKCAFRHPPLDGLLGNQAPNPVEPFMPPVQAPFMPPVQAAAPAAQVPYFANKQGVPCIFFQKGICLKGDRCPFLHGPNTLINKAPPQKQGVLPTTEVSSKKTFGGLEKCTQEKNTPQNNVLKTGERPQVAKPVAKEGPALAKNHFLVDKNMAPISVIDNEPLKYKPTSVPPNGNPVGRSSQMQHQHGFDDPSMHNKDDEISREASPGFDVLVDDELRDSDYYPVEDQYGGAGDHERNEYDIDPAADYSIGDIDQDMYRDAHGYDSYAHYGWEQRGASSERKSGRSSHPERRYGNADSSDQFSESDLRHRLSKHRRVNGLRSVISHEQTRERHVEDQSYRSSRRESNNLSSHESSLSNRLRGRIKIPGRSSSPTDVAENRSDREMDRGRDRGRFSHGRPQVPSHQVRLQDRIKGRVQEDLNYVGRNIRGPPLRGDMLSETNINFAGPKSLAELKGKKGGIEGNGPQSLGKRKHQKYDDQLQSGGDLSFEGPKPLEEILKRKRRAGENEDYNQQERTTTTEPYSHKNEADHGAQKEDFQPPSGNNTGALENKSAEDLEVEDGMLADEGAEYQDGEGYDPQDGDYNYEQVDGEDVNLDEAENGDPDEEYLEDDDDADDFAKKMAVVFS from the exons ATGGATAGTTCTCACCGGCCGAATCCGCAAGCACCGCCTCCGCCAGCtggagcagcagcagcagccgcAGCCGCGCCGCCGCCGATGACGTCAGCTGAGGAAGAAGCTATCAAGAAAAACACAGATTGCGTTTACTTCCTCGCCTCTCCTCTAACGTGCAAGAAG GGAAGTGAATGTGAGTATCGCCATAGTGATAATGCTCGGCTTAACCCGAGAGATTGCTGGTATTGGTTGAATGGGAATTGCTTAAATCCGAAGTGTGCATTCCGGCACCCT CCTCTTGATGGATTACTAGGCAACCAAGCCCCAAATCCGGTGGAGCCATTCATGCCTCCTGTGCAGGCACCGTTCATGCCTCCTGTGCAGGCTGCGGCCCCTGCGGCTCAGGTTCCCTATTTTGCTAATAAGCAGGGAGTACCTTGCATCTTCTTCCAGAAAGGGATTTGCTTGAAAGGGGACAGGTGTCCTTTCTTGCATGGACCCAACACTCTGATTAACAAAGCCCCCCCACAGAAGCAAGGTGTTCTTCCCACCACTGAGGTTTCTTCGAAGAAGACTTTTGGTGGGCTTGAAAAGTGCACGCAGGAGAAGAATACCCCACAAAATAATGTTCTGAAGACAGGAGAGCGACCTCAGGTGGCAAAACCAGTAGCCAAAGAGGGACCTGCACTCGCAAAGAATCACTTTCTTGTTGACAAAAACATGGCACCAATTTCCGTAATTGATAATGAGCCTCTCAAGTATAAGCCAACTAGTGTTCCTCCGAATGGAAATCCTGTCGGTAGGTCAAGCCAAATGCAGCATCAACATGGGTTTGATGACCCCAGCATGCATAATAAGGATGACGAGATCTCAAGAGAGGCCTCTCCTGGCTTTGATGTTCTTGTGGATGATGAGCTTAGAGATTCTGATTATTATCCTGTTGAAGATCAATATGGAGGAGCAGGGGACCATGAGAGGAATGAATATGATATTGACCCCGCTGCTGATTACTCAATTGGAGATATTGACCAAGATATGTATCGGGATGCACATGGTTATGACTCTTATGCCCACTATGGTTGGGAGCAGCGTGGAGCTTCATCCGAGAGGAAATCAGGGAGATCATCACATCCTGAAAGGAGGTATGGTAATGCTGACAGCTCAGATCAATTTAGCGAGTCAGATTTAAGACATAGGTTGTCAAAGCATCGGAGGGTTAATGGTTTACGATCAGTCATTAGCCATGAACAAACCCGTGAAAGACATGTTGAGGATCAGAGCTACCGGAGTTCGCGGAGAGAGTCTAACAATCTGTCTTCACATGAGAGTTCCCTTAGCAATCGCCTTCGGGGACGGATAAAGATTCCTGGCAGATCATCTTCACCAACTGATGTTGCTGAGAATCGCTCAGATAGAGAAATGGACAGGGGCAGAGACCGTGGCAGATTCTCTCACGGAAGGCCACAAGTTCCATCTCACCAGGTAAGGCTTCAAGACAGAATAAAGGGAAGAGTGCAAGAGGATCTTAATTATGTTGGGAGAAATATCAGAGGCCCACCATTAAGAGGGGATATGTTAAGTGAGACTAATATAAATTTTGCCGGGCCAAAAAGTCTAGCAGAACTGAAAGGAAAGAAGGGCGGCATTGAAGGCAATGGGCCACAGTCCCTAGGGAAAAGGAAGCACCAAAAGTATGATGACCAGCTGCAATCTGGAGGGGATCTGTCATTTGAAGGGCCAAAGCCTTTAGAAGAGATTTTAAAGCGGAAAAGAAGAGCTGGTGAGAATGAAGACTATAACCAACAGGAAAGAACTACAACCACGGAACCTTACTCACACAAGAATGAAGCTGACCATGGAGCTCAGAAGGAAGACTTTCAGCCTCCATCAGGCAACAACACTGGTGCACTCGAAAATAAATCAGCAGAGGATCTTGAAGTTGAAGATGGAATGCTAGCTGATGAAGGGGCAGAGTATCAAGATGGCGAGGGCTACGATCCACAGGATGGGGACTACAATTACGAGCAGGTTGATGGGGAAGATGTTAATTTAGATGAAGCTGAGAATGGAGACCCAGATGAGGAATACCTGGAAGACGACGATGATGCTGACGACTTTGCAAAGAAGATGGCTGTTGTGTTCTCATAA
- the LOC116014949 gene encoding lignin-forming anionic peroxidase-like, whose amino-acid sequence IHMASHTLPCIAALSCLLLLLSSFSQCQAQLSPTFYNNTCPNALNIIRTSVRQAVSTERRMAASLVRLHFHDCFVQGCDASILLDESPTIKSEKTALPNLGSVRGYDVIEAAKSELEKACPGIVSCADVLSVATRDATVAVGGPSWTVKLGRRDSTMASHTIDLPSPFDNLDRLISSFASKGLNTRDMVALSGAHTLGQAQCFLFRDRIYGNRTDIDAGFANTRRRNCPKETGNGNLAPLDLVTPNSFDNNYYKNLLQKKGLLQSDQVLFSGGATDSIVSEYARSPQAFQTDFASAMIKLSEVQPLTRQNGIIRKVCGSLN is encoded by the coding sequence atacatatggcTTCTCATACTTTGCCATGCATTGCAGCTTTATCATGTTTGCTTCTGCTGCTCTCCTCTTTCTCGCAATGCCAAGCGCAGCTCTCCCCTACATTTTACAACAACACATGCCCTAATGCTCTCAACATCATTCGCACTTCCGTAAGACAAGCCGTGTCCACTGAGCGTCGCATGGCTGCTTCCTTGGTTCGTCTCCATTTCCATGACTGCTTTGTCCAGGGTTGCGACGCTTCCATCTTATTGGACGAGTCACCGACCATTAAGAGTGAAAAGACAGCGTTGCCCAACCTTGGCTCTGTCAGGGGTTATGATGTGATAGAGGCTGCAAAGAGCGAGCTAGAGAAAGCTTGTCCCGGTATTGTATCTTGTGCTGATGTATTGTCTGTGGCTACACGTGATGCGACTGTTGCTGTGGGAGGTCCATCTTGGACAGTGAAGTTGGGAAGAAGAGATTCCACCATGGCTAGTCATACCATAGATCTCCCTAGCCCTTTCGACAATTTGGATAGACTTATATCCAGCTTTGCAAGCAAAGGCCTTAATACAAGAGACATGGTTGCCTTGTCTGGTGCACATACTCTTGGCCAAGCTCAATGCTTCCTATTTCGCGATAGAATATATGGCAACCGAACTGACATTGATGCCGGTTTTGCTAACACTAGAAGACGGAATTGTCCAAAAGAAACCGGAAATGGAAATTTGGCACCCCTTGATTTGGTGACACCAAATTCCTTTGATAACAACTATTATAAGAACTTGTTGCAAAAGAAAGGTCTGCTTCAATCGGATCAAGTTCTATTTAGCGGTGGAGCAACTGATAGCATAGTTTCCGAGTATGCAAGGAGCCCTCAAGCATTCCAAACAGATTTCGCGTCAGCAATGATTAAACTATCTGAAGTTCAGCCACTCACACGTCAAAATGGGATCATTAGGAAGGTCTGCGGTTCTTTGAACTag
- the LOC116014954 gene encoding lignin-forming anionic peroxidase-like codes for MTPKPCAISLWLLILRHALQLSFSQCQAQLSPTYDNTCPNALNIIRTVVRQAVSTERRMAASLVRLHFHDCFVQGCDASILLDESPTIMSEKTALPNLGSVRGYDVIEAAKGELEKVCPGIVSCADVLSVATRDATVVVGGPSWTVKLGRRDSTMASHTIDLPSPFDNLDRLISSFASKGLNTRDMVALSGAHTLGQAQCFLFRDRIYGNRTDIDAGFANTRRRNCPKETGNGNLAPLDLVTPNSFDNNYYKNLLQKKGLLQSDQVLFSGGATDNIVSEYARSPQAFQAYFASAMVKLSEIQPLTGQNGIIRKVCSALN; via the exons ATGACT CCTAAACCTTGCGCCATTTCTCTATGGCTTCTCATACTACGCCATGCATTGCAGCTCTCCTTCTCGCAATGCCAAGCTCAACTGTCCCCTACATACGACAACACATGCCCTAACGCTCTCAACATCATTCGCACTGTCGTAAGGCAAGCCGTGTCCACTGAGCGTCGCATGGCTGCTTCCTTGGTTCGTCTCCATTTCCACGACTGCTTTGTCCAGGGTTGCGACGCTTCCATCTTGTTGGACGAGTCACCGACCATTATGAGCGAAAAGACAGCGTTGCCCAACCTTGGCTCTGTCAGGGGTTATGATGTGATAGAGGCTGCAAAGGGCGAGCTAGAGAAAGTTTGTCCCGGTATTGTATCTTGTGCTGATGTATTGTCTGTGGCTACACGTGATGCGACTGTTGTTGTGGGAGGTCCGTCTTGGACAGTGAAGTTGGGAAGAAGAGATTCCACCATGGCTAGTCATACCATAGATCTCCCTAGCCCTTTCGACAATTTGGATAGACTTATATCCAGCTTTGCAAGCAAAGGCCTTAATACAAGAGACATGGTTGCCTTGTCTGGTGCACATACTCTCGGCCAAGCTCAATGCTTCCTATTTCGCGATAGAATATATGGCAACCGAACTGACATTGATGCCGGTTTTGCTAACACTAGAAGACGGAATTGTCCAAAAGAAACCGGAAATGGAAATTTAGCACCCCTTGATTTGGTGACACCAAATTCCTTTGATAACAACTACTATAAGAACTTGTTGCAAAAGAAAGGTCTACTTCAATCGGATCAAGTTCTATTTAGCGGTGGAGCAACTGACAACATAGTTTCCGAGTATGCAAGGAGCCCTCAAGCATTCCAAGCATATTTCGCGTCAGCAATGGTTAAACTATCTGAAATTCAGCCACTCACAGGTCAAAATGGGATCATTAGGAAGGTCTGCAGTGCTTTGAACTag